A window of Aeromicrobium sp. A1-2 contains these coding sequences:
- a CDS encoding zinc-dependent dehydrogenase, translating to MKVVRFYAPGDLRYEDADEPTPGPDEVKIKVWATSTCGTDVKIFSAGHQNLDPPRVIGHEIAGEVVEVGSAVPGWQAGDRVQVIAAVPCGVCDECTHGKMSVCPNQVSMGYQFDGGFAEFMIVPQAVLKVDGLNRIPEGLSYAEASVAEPFACAINAQNLARVGEGDDVVVVGSGPIGCLHVRLARANGARRITLIELNRSRLEQAASIVKPDETICAGEVDVVEAVMDLTNGRGVDVAITATAAGIAQEQAIQYAARQGRISFFGGLPKDKPTITLDSNLVHYRELTIVGANGSSPANNKDALDRIATGAVPVLDLITHRLPLIDVPKAIDIVRSGEGIKVTIEPQQ from the coding sequence ATGAAGGTAGTGCGCTTCTACGCCCCCGGCGATCTGCGGTACGAAGATGCCGACGAGCCGACGCCCGGGCCCGACGAGGTCAAGATCAAGGTCTGGGCAACGTCGACGTGCGGCACCGACGTCAAGATCTTCTCGGCCGGCCACCAGAACCTTGACCCGCCGCGCGTCATCGGCCACGAGATCGCCGGCGAGGTCGTCGAGGTCGGCTCGGCCGTGCCCGGTTGGCAGGCCGGCGACCGGGTCCAGGTCATTGCCGCCGTGCCATGTGGTGTGTGCGACGAGTGCACGCACGGCAAGATGTCGGTCTGCCCCAACCAGGTGTCGATGGGATATCAGTTCGACGGTGGGTTCGCGGAATTCATGATCGTGCCCCAGGCCGTGCTCAAGGTCGATGGTCTCAATCGCATCCCCGAGGGCCTCAGCTATGCCGAGGCTTCCGTCGCGGAACCGTTCGCCTGCGCGATCAACGCGCAGAACCTGGCCCGGGTCGGCGAGGGCGACGACGTCGTCGTCGTCGGTTCGGGTCCGATCGGCTGCCTGCACGTACGCCTGGCCCGCGCCAACGGCGCCCGCCGCATCACCCTGATCGAGCTCAACCGGTCCCGACTCGAGCAGGCCGCGAGCATCGTCAAGCCCGACGAGACGATCTGTGCTGGCGAGGTCGACGTCGTCGAGGCGGTCATGGACCTGACGAACGGCCGCGGTGTCGACGTCGCGATCACGGCGACCGCGGCCGGTATCGCGCAGGAGCAGGCGATCCAGTACGCCGCTCGGCAGGGTCGCATCAGCTTCTTCGGTGGCCTACCCAAGGACAAGCCGACCATCACGCTGGACTCCAATCTGGTGCACTACCGCGAGCTCACGATAGTCGGAGCCAATGGATCGTCGCCGGCCAACAACAAGGACGCGCTCGACCGGATCGCGACGGGAGCCGTCCCGGTCCTCGACCTGATCACGCACCGGTTGCCCCTGATCGACGTGCCCAAGGCGATCGACATCGTTCGCAGCGGTGAGGGCATCAAGGTCACGATCGAGCCCCAACAGTAG
- a CDS encoding 1-phosphofructokinase family hexose kinase, translating into MIVTLTPNPSIDRTIGLGGPLDRGGVMRSVSAADQAGGKGVNVAQVVRAAGQLAVAVLPGDHDDPLMTRLRELGLTHRAVPTGVAARVNLTLAEPDGVTTKINAPGSPLSPKQLERLVREVAREAVGARWAVLSGSLPPGVDAGWYADVVEAVHGDGLQIAVDTSGTSLRKTLDRAAERIDLIKPNSDELGELLDVPASLFEGDPQTAYETARPLLDRGVGEILLTLGGQGALLMSLEGLWSAPAPTITARSTVGAGDSALAGYLVGALDGAGPADRLALAIAYGSAAASLPGSTMPTPADLPPLPQVVRL; encoded by the coding sequence ATGATCGTCACGCTGACTCCCAATCCCAGCATCGATCGCACGATCGGACTCGGTGGCCCGCTGGACCGCGGCGGAGTCATGCGCTCTGTCAGCGCCGCCGACCAGGCCGGGGGCAAGGGTGTCAACGTCGCCCAGGTCGTGCGGGCGGCCGGTCAGCTGGCCGTCGCGGTCCTGCCCGGCGATCATGACGACCCCCTGATGACCCGCCTGCGTGAGCTGGGCCTGACGCATCGGGCCGTGCCGACCGGCGTGGCCGCCAGGGTCAACCTGACTCTGGCGGAGCCCGACGGGGTCACGACGAAGATCAATGCGCCCGGATCCCCGCTGTCGCCGAAGCAGCTCGAGCGACTCGTGCGGGAGGTCGCCCGCGAGGCGGTCGGCGCGAGGTGGGCTGTCCTGTCCGGCTCGCTGCCACCTGGGGTCGACGCAGGCTGGTACGCCGATGTCGTCGAGGCAGTCCACGGCGACGGCCTGCAGATCGCGGTCGACACCTCGGGCACCTCGCTGCGCAAGACACTCGACCGAGCGGCCGAACGGATCGACCTGATCAAACCCAACTCCGACGAGCTCGGCGAACTGCTGGACGTGCCGGCAAGCCTGTTCGAGGGAGATCCACAGACGGCGTACGAAACCGCCCGACCCCTGCTCGATCGGGGCGTCGGCGAGATCCTGTTGACCCTGGGCGGTCAAGGCGCCCTGCTGATGAGTCTCGAGGGCCTCTGGTCCGCCCCTGCGCCCACGATCACCGCCCGCAGCACGGTCGGCGCCGGCGACTCTGCCCTGGCCGGCTATCTCGTCGGAGCACTGGACGGCGCCGGTCCGGCAGACAGGCTGGCCCTTGCGATCGCGTACGGCAGCGCAGCGGCATCCCTCCCCGGCTCGACGATGCCGACTCCGGCAGACCTGCCGCCACTCCCCCAGGTCGTCCGGCTCTAG
- a CDS encoding PTS lactose transporter subunit IIB, which produces MTNTIDANAVRKLIVACDAGMGSSVMLASTLRGQLKKTNITVEHTPVGAIPDDADVVVCHKSLAERARSSAPGKPVVTFQVFLGDPAVTALVKTLKDGGQVHG; this is translated from the coding sequence ATGACCAACACCATTGACGCCAACGCCGTACGCAAGCTGATCGTGGCGTGCGACGCCGGGATGGGCAGCAGTGTGATGCTGGCCAGCACCCTGCGTGGACAGCTCAAGAAGACCAACATCACGGTCGAGCACACCCCCGTCGGTGCCATACCTGACGATGCCGACGTCGTGGTGTGTCACAAGTCCCTGGCCGAACGGGCGCGTTCCAGCGCACCCGGCAAGCCGGTCGTGACCTTCCAGGTGTTCCTCGGAGATCCGGCCGTCACTGCCTTGGTCAAGACCCTCAAGGACGGCGGGCAGGTCCATGGCTGA
- a CDS encoding cytochrome d ubiquinol oxidase subunit II: MSLAVLVAVAMFAGVVLYALFGGADFGSGFYDLTAGGSRRGGELRALIDHSIGPVWEANHVWLIYILVIWWTGFPETFAAVTTTLTLPLALALAGIVLRGASFVFRKYAGSLAQARLFGAVFAGSSLITPFFLGAVAGAVASGRVPAAGNGDQLGSWLHPTSLFGGLIAVGTCAFLAGVFLTADAARSGHSGLAETLRIRTLGVGIATGAIVFAALIPIRQDAPTLSDRLLGSAAPLIVISAMAGLATLVLVHRRHYSPARLGAVAAVASVVIGWGVAQYPWMLVDQVSIQDAAGAPATLQGLLVVVALAGVIVVPALAYLFRLTQSEPWTSG; this comes from the coding sequence ATGAGCCTTGCTGTGCTCGTGGCGGTGGCGATGTTTGCCGGGGTCGTGCTCTATGCCTTGTTCGGTGGGGCAGACTTCGGCTCGGGCTTCTACGACCTGACCGCAGGTGGCTCCCGGCGCGGCGGCGAGCTGAGAGCACTGATCGACCACAGCATCGGCCCGGTGTGGGAGGCCAACCATGTGTGGCTGATCTACATCCTGGTGATCTGGTGGACCGGCTTCCCCGAGACGTTCGCGGCAGTGACGACGACACTGACCCTTCCCCTGGCCCTTGCCCTGGCCGGCATCGTCCTGCGAGGTGCGAGCTTCGTGTTCCGCAAGTACGCCGGCTCGCTGGCACAGGCGCGGCTCTTTGGCGCGGTGTTCGCCGGCTCGTCCCTGATCACACCGTTCTTCCTCGGCGCCGTGGCCGGCGCCGTGGCATCGGGGCGCGTCCCGGCTGCGGGCAACGGCGACCAGCTTGGCTCATGGCTGCATCCGACGTCGTTGTTCGGCGGTCTGATCGCCGTCGGCACCTGCGCATTCCTGGCCGGTGTCTTCCTCACCGCTGATGCGGCACGGTCGGGGCACTCGGGGTTGGCCGAGACGCTCCGGATCCGGACGCTCGGCGTCGGAATCGCCACAGGGGCGATCGTGTTCGCGGCGCTGATCCCCATTCGGCAGGATGCGCCGACCCTCAGCGACCGACTGCTCGGCTCAGCCGCACCGCTCATCGTGATCTCTGCCATGGCGGGCCTCGCGACCCTGGTCCTCGTGCACCGTCGGCACTACTCGCCCGCACGTCTGGGCGCGGTCGCTGCCGTGGCGTCGGTCGTGATCGGCTGGGGTGTGGCTCAGTATCCGTGGATGCTGGTCGACCAGGTCAGCATCCAGGACGCTGCCGGTGCGCCCGCCACGCTGCAGGGCCTGCTGGTCGTCGTCGCTCTCGCCGGGGTCATCGTCGTGCCTGCGCTGGCGTACCTGTTCCGACTGACGCAGAGCGAGCCCTGGACGAGCGGCTAG
- a CDS encoding PTS sugar transporter subunit IIA, whose product MADLLSRDAVQLAASASSAEEAIRITGGVLVDAGAVDPTYVDAMLAREQSVSTYMGEGFAIPHGTVESKDTVRRDALSFVRFPDGVDWNGHDVRVAIGIAAIGDNHVGILSQLAMILVDPDQARQLREASDVESVLRLLQPSEGDDS is encoded by the coding sequence ATGGCTGACCTGCTCAGCCGCGACGCCGTGCAACTCGCGGCATCCGCGTCCTCCGCCGAGGAGGCCATCCGGATCACCGGTGGCGTCCTGGTCGATGCCGGAGCGGTCGACCCGACCTACGTCGACGCGATGCTCGCCCGTGAGCAGTCCGTGTCGACCTACATGGGTGAAGGCTTCGCGATCCCCCACGGCACGGTCGAGAGCAAGGACACCGTCCGCCGCGATGCGCTCTCGTTCGTGCGCTTCCCCGACGGTGTCGACTGGAACGGGCACGACGTCCGGGTCGCGATCGGCATCGCCGCGATCGGCGACAACCACGTCGGCATCCTGTCCCAGCTCGCCATGATCCTGGTCGATCCAGACCAGGCCCGACAGCTCCGCGAGGCATCCGACGTCGAGTCGGTCCTCCGTCTGCTGCAACCCTCCGAAGGAGACGACTCATGA
- a CDS encoding phosphoenolpyruvate--protein phosphotransferase: protein MSTILHGNGVVPGIGVGPVVRPMPRPEIPRDEDAPDPEVGAARFSEAASLVADRLAARAGQASGAASEVLMATSSLARDRGLVALVHKRLDEGMGICASTAGAIEELSAMFAAAGGLMAERVTDLQDIRDRVVAELTGQPEPGIPTPDVASVLCADDLAPADTAGLDPASIIAIATSLGGATSHTTIIARQLGIPCVVGTDGLDDIAEGTAVLVDGSTGEVILDPDPELARVRTEAAAAVGAAAASWLSPGATSDGHSIDVLANVQDGAGARRAAETQVQGVGLFRTELCFLDRDVEPTVAEQAEIYREVFAAMGDRKVVIRTLDAGSDKPVSFATIKDEPNPALGVRGMRLGMRDEGLMDRQLDAIALAAAESTGPVWVMAPMVATEDEAEWFGAKVRARDLVPGVMIEIPSAALLADRILRHVDFVSIGTNDLSQYAFAADRMSPSLSRLTDPWQPALLALIERVAGAGLDADKPVGVCGEAAADPQLGCVLVGLGVSSLSSAATAAPLVGATLAGVTLEACQAAARAALGAKGPAEAREAAASHLG from the coding sequence ATGTCGACGATTCTCCATGGCAACGGTGTGGTTCCGGGCATTGGGGTCGGCCCTGTCGTCCGGCCGATGCCACGGCCCGAGATCCCGCGGGACGAGGATGCCCCGGACCCCGAGGTGGGCGCGGCGCGATTCAGTGAGGCGGCCTCGCTCGTGGCTGACCGGCTAGCAGCGCGTGCGGGTCAGGCCAGTGGCGCGGCGTCCGAGGTGCTCATGGCGACGTCGTCGTTGGCTCGTGACCGTGGCCTCGTTGCTCTGGTCCACAAGCGACTCGACGAAGGCATGGGCATCTGCGCGTCGACGGCCGGCGCGATCGAGGAGCTCAGCGCGATGTTCGCCGCGGCCGGTGGATTGATGGCCGAGCGGGTGACAGATCTGCAGGACATTCGCGACCGGGTCGTGGCCGAGCTGACGGGTCAGCCGGAGCCGGGCATCCCGACACCGGATGTCGCCTCGGTGCTGTGCGCCGACGATCTTGCCCCGGCCGACACCGCCGGTCTGGATCCAGCCTCGATCATTGCTATCGCGACATCGCTGGGCGGCGCGACGAGCCACACCACGATCATTGCCCGCCAGCTCGGCATCCCGTGCGTCGTGGGCACTGACGGCCTCGACGACATTGCCGAGGGCACCGCGGTGCTGGTCGACGGCTCGACCGGCGAGGTCATCCTGGACCCGGATCCAGAGCTCGCGCGCGTACGCACCGAGGCCGCCGCTGCGGTGGGGGCTGCTGCCGCCTCGTGGCTCTCGCCAGGGGCGACGTCTGACGGCCACTCGATCGATGTGCTCGCGAACGTGCAGGACGGGGCAGGAGCCCGGAGGGCCGCCGAGACGCAGGTCCAGGGCGTCGGCCTGTTCCGCACCGAGCTGTGCTTCCTCGATCGGGATGTCGAGCCGACCGTCGCGGAGCAAGCAGAGATCTACCGCGAGGTCTTCGCGGCGATGGGGGACCGCAAGGTCGTGATCCGGACGCTCGACGCCGGATCGGACAAGCCGGTCAGCTTCGCGACGATCAAGGACGAGCCCAATCCCGCTCTGGGAGTGCGCGGCATGCGTCTGGGTATGCGCGACGAAGGACTCATGGATCGGCAGCTCGACGCGATTGCGCTCGCAGCGGCCGAGTCAACCGGGCCGGTCTGGGTCATGGCGCCGATGGTGGCGACCGAGGACGAGGCCGAGTGGTTCGGAGCGAAGGTTCGCGCCCGAGATCTGGTGCCGGGCGTCATGATCGAGATCCCGAGCGCGGCGCTGCTGGCTGACCGCATCCTGCGGCACGTCGACTTCGTGTCGATCGGCACGAACGACCTGAGCCAGTACGCCTTCGCGGCCGATCGGATGTCGCCGTCGCTGTCCAGACTGACCGACCCCTGGCAGCCGGCGCTGCTGGCGCTGATCGAAAGGGTCGCCGGAGCCGGGCTCGACGCCGACAAGCCGGTCGGGGTGTGTGGCGAGGCGGCGGCAGATCCGCAGCTCGGCTGTGTCCTGGTCGGACTGGGAGTCAGCTCGCTCTCGTCCGCCGCGACAGCAGCGCCTCTGGTCGGCGCCACGTTGGCCGGGGTGACGCTCGAGGCCTGTCAGGCTGCCGCTCGGGCCGCCCTGGGCGCCAAGGGGCCCGCCGAGGCGCGCGAGGCCGCGGCTTCTCACCTCGGCTGA
- a CDS encoding cytochrome ubiquinol oxidase subunit I yields the protein MDFAGSITHLLASGDAPPGLLPAREQMALSLGWHIILACFGVAFPAMIYVVHRRGLVRNDPVALALARRWAKVSAVLFAIGAVSGTVLSFEMGILWPGLMGRFGDVLGLPFAFEGLSFFVEAIFLGIYLYGWDRMPPRRHLAMLIPMAAAGVAGTFFVVSVNAWMNNPTGFRIVDGVVTDVHPWQAMFNDGVWLQFAHMWVGAFMVVGFVVSGVYAAGMLRGRRDAHHRLGFTVPFVFATIAAVTQPLIGHVLGLRVGDTQPAKLAAFELATTTEQPAPLRLGGILIDGKVYGAIDIPKIGSLIARNSFDKPVPGLDTIPLADQPPVNITHLAFQSMVGIGTLLAVAAVMFWVFRWRGRDLLSSRWFLRGSVIAGPLAIIALECGWIATEVGRQPWTVWQVLRTNEAASTSGGLWWSYAAAVVVYLGMTIGAFVVLRSMARRWRAGEEDLPSPYGPAAPVDEEAGR from the coding sequence ATGGACTTCGCAGGATCCATCACCCACCTTCTGGCCTCGGGTGATGCTCCGCCCGGCCTGCTCCCCGCACGTGAGCAGATGGCCTTGTCGCTCGGCTGGCACATCATCCTGGCGTGCTTCGGCGTCGCTTTCCCGGCCATGATCTACGTCGTGCACCGGCGTGGACTCGTGCGCAACGACCCCGTCGCGCTGGCGCTCGCGCGCCGCTGGGCGAAGGTCTCGGCGGTGCTGTTCGCGATCGGCGCGGTGTCCGGCACCGTGCTGAGCTTCGAGATGGGCATCCTGTGGCCCGGGCTGATGGGCCGCTTCGGCGATGTGCTCGGCCTGCCGTTCGCGTTCGAGGGCCTGTCGTTCTTCGTGGAGGCGATCTTCCTGGGCATCTACCTGTACGGCTGGGACCGCATGCCGCCGCGCCGCCACCTGGCGATGCTCATTCCGATGGCGGCAGCGGGGGTGGCCGGCACGTTCTTCGTCGTGTCGGTCAACGCATGGATGAACAATCCGACCGGCTTTCGGATCGTCGACGGCGTGGTCACCGACGTGCACCCGTGGCAGGCGATGTTCAACGACGGCGTCTGGCTGCAGTTCGCGCACATGTGGGTTGGTGCGTTCATGGTGGTCGGCTTCGTGGTCTCCGGCGTCTACGCCGCGGGGATGCTGAGGGGTCGGCGCGACGCCCACCACCGGCTCGGCTTCACGGTGCCGTTCGTGTTCGCGACGATTGCTGCCGTGACACAGCCGCTGATCGGGCACGTCCTGGGTCTGCGGGTGGGTGACACCCAGCCGGCGAAGCTGGCGGCGTTCGAGCTGGCCACGACGACCGAGCAACCAGCCCCGCTCCGTCTCGGCGGGATCCTGATCGACGGCAAGGTCTACGGAGCGATTGACATCCCCAAGATCGGTTCCCTGATCGCCCGCAACTCCTTCGACAAGCCTGTGCCCGGGCTCGACACCATCCCGCTGGCGGACCAGCCGCCGGTCAACATCACTCATTTGGCCTTCCAGTCGATGGTCGGCATCGGCACGCTGCTGGCCGTCGCCGCGGTGATGTTCTGGGTGTTCCGCTGGCGGGGCCGCGACCTGCTGTCGAGTCGCTGGTTCCTGCGGGGATCGGTCATCGCGGGACCATTGGCGATCATCGCGCTGGAGTGTGGATGGATCGCGACCGAGGTGGGTCGCCAGCCGTGGACCGTGTGGCAGGTGCTGCGCACCAACGAAGCCGCCAGCACCAGCGGTGGACTCTGGTGGAGCTATGCCGCGGCTGTCGTGGTGTATCTCGGCATGACGATCGGCGCCTTCGTCGTGCTCCGCTCGATGGCGCGACGCTGGCGAGCAGGCGAGGAGGATCTGCCGAGCCCGTACGGCCCGGCCGCACCGGTCGACGAGGAGGCAGGTCGATGA
- a CDS encoding DeoR/GlpR family DNA-binding transcription regulator — MYAAERQQLLADRLRHDGRLSVMDLADELEVSSETIRRDLAVLERDGLAQRVHGGAVAARALMVLEPGLAQRSSTNAEQKDRIARAAIEFLPDPGGSVVMDAGTTISHLVDSIPLDHPLTAITHALPTATKLSAIPSVSLHLLGGRVRGVTAAAVGQATVDALALVQVDVGFIATNAASPSHGLSTPDAEEAAVKRALARSARMVVALFDSSKFSADHVFSFASYDDLDVVVTDTGASDRDVAALREHGIKVVLA, encoded by the coding sequence GTGTACGCCGCAGAACGACAGCAGCTTCTCGCCGATCGACTCCGGCATGACGGTCGGCTCTCAGTCATGGACCTGGCCGACGAGCTCGAGGTCAGCAGCGAGACGATCCGTCGCGACCTCGCAGTCCTGGAGCGCGACGGACTCGCCCAGCGGGTCCATGGCGGCGCCGTCGCTGCACGTGCCCTGATGGTCCTCGAGCCCGGTCTCGCGCAGCGGTCCAGCACCAATGCCGAGCAGAAGGACCGCATTGCCCGGGCCGCGATCGAGTTCCTCCCCGACCCCGGCGGAAGCGTCGTCATGGATGCCGGCACCACGATCAGCCATCTGGTCGACTCAATCCCACTCGACCACCCGCTGACGGCAATTACGCACGCGTTGCCAACGGCCACCAAGCTCAGCGCCATCCCCTCGGTCAGCCTGCACCTCCTGGGCGGCCGAGTGCGTGGGGTGACCGCCGCGGCCGTCGGACAGGCCACGGTCGACGCACTCGCCCTGGTCCAGGTCGACGTGGGCTTCATCGCCACGAACGCCGCGTCGCCCAGCCACGGCCTGAGCACGCCGGATGCGGAGGAGGCCGCGGTCAAGCGGGCCCTCGCCCGGTCAGCCCGCATGGTCGTCGCCCTGTTCGACTCGTCGAAGTTCTCCGCCGACCACGTCTTCTCCTTCGCGTCCTACGACGATCTCGACGTAGTCGTGACCGACACGGGCGCCTCAGACCGCGACGTGGCCGCACTGCGCGAGCACGGAATCAAGGTCGTTCTCGCATGA
- the mtlA gene encoding PTS mannitol transporter subunit IICB, whose translation MSNYTPHAAGDGLRAKIQRFGSKLAGMVMPNIGAFIAWGLITAIFIPDGWIPNKDIATLVSPMILFLLPLLIGFTGGKMVHGHRGGVVGAVATMGVIVGTDVPMFLGAMIMGPLGGWIIMKLDESIEGKVKPGFEMLIDNFTAGIVGMLLAIVGLKGAGPVVEHLTTWLGNGVEKLVDNNMLPLASFVIEPAKVLFLNNAINHGVLTPLGVTEAAEKGKSVLFMLESNPGPGLGILLAYWLFGPRSLRASAPAAIIIQFFGGIHEIYFPYILMKPKLILAVIAGGAAGIATFQLTGAGLVASPSPGSIFAYLAQTPKGFGNYGGMLLGVTVSAAVSFFVASLLLGFGHGSDDESVESDTEMQEA comes from the coding sequence ATGTCCAACTACACGCCGCATGCCGCGGGTGACGGCCTCCGGGCCAAGATCCAGAGATTCGGATCCAAGCTCGCCGGAATGGTCATGCCGAATATCGGCGCCTTCATCGCGTGGGGTCTGATCACCGCGATCTTCATCCCGGACGGATGGATCCCCAACAAGGACATCGCCACCCTCGTCAGTCCGATGATCCTGTTCCTGCTGCCGCTCCTGATCGGCTTCACCGGCGGAAAGATGGTCCACGGCCATCGAGGCGGCGTAGTCGGCGCCGTCGCCACGATGGGCGTGATCGTCGGCACGGACGTGCCGATGTTCCTCGGCGCCATGATCATGGGCCCCCTGGGCGGCTGGATCATCATGAAGCTCGACGAGTCGATCGAAGGCAAGGTCAAGCCCGGGTTCGAGATGCTGATCGACAACTTCACGGCCGGGATCGTGGGCATGCTGCTGGCGATCGTCGGCCTCAAGGGCGCCGGCCCCGTCGTCGAGCACCTCACGACATGGCTCGGGAACGGCGTCGAGAAGCTCGTCGACAACAACATGCTGCCGCTCGCCTCGTTCGTGATCGAACCGGCCAAGGTGCTGTTCCTCAACAATGCGATCAACCACGGCGTGCTGACCCCGCTCGGCGTCACTGAGGCGGCCGAGAAAGGCAAGTCGGTCCTGTTCATGCTGGAGTCCAACCCCGGACCCGGTCTGGGCATCCTGCTCGCCTACTGGCTCTTCGGACCGCGCTCGTTGCGCGCCTCGGCGCCGGCAGCGATCATCATCCAGTTCTTCGGCGGCATCCACGAGATCTACTTCCCGTACATCCTGATGAAGCCCAAACTAATCCTCGCCGTGATCGCCGGCGGCGCAGCAGGCATCGCGACCTTCCAGCTCACCGGTGCCGGTCTGGTTGCCTCGCCCTCACCGGGCAGCATCTTCGCCTATCTCGCCCAGACCCCGAAGGGCTTCGGCAACTACGGCGGCATGCTCCTCGGCGTGACGGTCTCCGCGGCCGTCTCCTTCTTCGTCGCCTCGCTGCTGCTCGGTTTCGGGCACGGCAGCGATGACGAATCCGTTGAATCCGACACCGAGATGCAGGAGGCCTGA